From a region of the Drosophila gunungcola strain Sukarami chromosome 2R unlocalized genomic scaffold, Dgunungcola_SK_2 000030F, whole genome shotgun sequence genome:
- the LOC128256774 gene encoding uncharacterized protein LOC128256774, protein MTEFPICVSPSACELARLTEEERLTAQLEVKERRKAAKAKAKPTKIMGGPSMVNRLKMWRQHRERVKEAISKVDAEAPSFQAARTTGVNNLRDEAQVFMKRTKANIQLLVEISRTMRTHGAINPFRYEVVHAVSTIPNALLNLEQLERDNRDLGRRILEVNSEVDSGLLEKRMPVGRSTASAAPLELPPQAMAKYEAFNIPLPQSDDELRRLFRPRIYFEIYLKDARPLGRIVVQLYTEAAPLVVLQLIKSCMCNQHSKFLVKRLFPNLWLETDLLLTPDSLLHQPLEYDAKVIDHGASSYVLSFSKAHVKGFGDHLSFAISFKPLTVVNGSRVGFGRIVKGSKICECIQSYGTKNGKLSRGLQFTSCGLL, encoded by the coding sequence ATGACTGAGTTTCCGATCTGTGTGTCCCCGTCGGCCTGCGAGTTGGCGCGCCTCACGGAGGAGGAGCGCCTGACGGCCCAGCTGGAGGTGAAGGAGCGCAGGAAGGCGGCCAAGGCCAAAGCCAAGCCCACAAAGATCATGGGCGGTCCCTCGATGGTGAACCGCTTGAAGATGTGGCGCCAGCACCGCGAACGGGTCAAGGAGGCGATCAGCAAGGTGGACGCGGAGGCGCCCAGTTTCCAGGCGGCTCGCACCACCGGCGTGAACAATCTGCGCGACGAGGCGCAGGTGTTCATGAAGCGGACCAAGGCCAACATCCAGCTGCTGGTGGAGATCTCGCGCACCATGCGCACTCACGGGGCCATCAATCCGTTCCGCTACGAGGTTGTCCACGCCGTGTCCACCATTCCCAACGCCCTGCTCAATCTGGAGCAGCTGGAGCGCGACAATCGGGACCTTGGCCGACGCATCCTGGAGGTGAACAGCGAGGTGGACTCGGGCCTCTTGGAAAAGCGGATGCCGGTGGGCAGGAGCACGGCTTCGGCAGCACCGCTGGAACTGCCGCCCCAGGCAATGGCCAAGTACGAGGCCTTCAACATCCCGCTCCCCCAATCGGATGACGAACTGCGGCGCCTCTTCCGTCCGCGCATCTACTTTGAGATATATCTGAAGGATGCCCGACCGCTGGGCAGGATTGTGGTCCAGCTGTACACAGAGGCAGCCCCCCTGGTGGTCCTGCAGCTGATCAAGTCCTGCATGTGCAACCAGCACTCCAAGTTCCTGGTCAAACGACTCTTTCCAAACCTCTGGCTGGAAACGGATTTACTGCTGACGCCGGATTCGCTGCTCCACCAGCCACTGGAGTACGACGCCAAGGTGATTGACCACGGAGCCTCCAGCTACGTACTGTCCTTCAGCAAGGCTCATGTCAAAGGATTCGGCGACCACCTGTCCTTCGCCATCTCGTTCAAGCCGCTCACCGTGGTCAATGGATCCCGGGTGGGATTCGGCCGCATTGTGAAGGGCAGCAAGATATGCGAGTGCATCCAGAGCTACGGCACCAAGAACGGAAAGCTCAGCCGGGGTCTGCAGTTCACCAGCTGCGGATTGCTATAG